The following is a genomic window from Photobacterium sp. GJ3.
GTTCGACACCGGATGAGCCGCAGAAAACAACCACTGCACCATCAAGTACGCGTAGGGAACGCTCTACTTCGATAGTGAAATCAACGTGTCCTGGGGTGTCGATGATATTGATGCGATGCTCAGGGAACTGAGCGTCCATACCACGCCAGAAGGTTGTGGTGGCAGCAGAGGTAATGGTGATCCCACGTTCCTGCTCCTGCTCCATCCAGTCCATGGTAGCGGCACCGTCGTGTACTTCACCAATTTTATGGGAAAGACCTGTGTAGAACAGGATACGCTCGGTCGTGGTTGTTTTACCGGCGTCTACGTGAGCGCAGATACCGATGTTACGGTAACGCTCAATAGGAGTTTTGCGAGCCACGGTTGAATCCTCTTACTAAGGTGAACCTTAGAAAATGGTACGGGCGCAGCAGGCCAAGCCTGCTGCGCCCATTCGCTAATAATGGAATTACCAGCGGTAGTGTGCGAACGCTTTGTTCGCTTCTGCCATACGGTGAACGTCTTCACGTTTCTTAACAGCAGAACCTTTGTTGTCAGCAGCATCCAGCATTTCAGCAGCCAGACGACCCGCCATAGATTTTTCACCACGCTTACGCGCAGCTTCAACCAACCAACGCATAGCCAGAGCATTACGACGTACTGGACGTACTTCTACTGGTACCTGGTAAGTTGAACCACCAACACGGCGAGATTTAACCTCTACCGCTGGGCGAACGTTCTCAAGAGCTTTTTCGAAAATAGACAGGTGCTCTTCACCAGAGCGCTCAGCCATAGTATCCAGTGCAGTGTAAACAATTTTTTCTGCAGTAGATTTCTTACCGTCAACCATCAGGATGTTGACGAATTTTGCCAGCAATTCAGATTTGAATTTAGGATCTGGAAGGATCTTACGCTGACCAATTACGCGACGACGTGGCATGGAAATTCTCCGTTGTCTTCTTCAGGTTTTATCCAAAACTTTTCAGTTTTTTCAAAATTACAATTAATTTAGTGTTTGGCCTTACTTAACGGATTCCATTAAGACTTAGGACGCTTCACACCGTACTTAGAACGACCTTGTTTACGGTCGTTAACGCCTGCACAGTCAAGTGCACCACGAACAGTGTGGTAACGCACACCTGGAAGGTCTTTAACACGACCACCACGGATCAGAACAACACTGTGCTCTTGCAGGTTGTGGCCTTCACCGCCGATGTATGAAGTCACTTCAAAACCGTTGGTCAGACGTACACGACATACTTTACGCAGTGCGGAGTTAGGTTTTTTAGGAGTAGTAGTGTATACACGAGTACATACACCACGCTTTTGTGGACACGCTTCTAGCGCAGGCACGTTGCTTTTAACAACTTGCTTTGCACGTGGTTTGCGTACCAGCTGGTTAATAGTTGCCATTAAATAGCTCCTGATTATTTACTTTCGTAAAGGTGAAAAATCCGCCTCCCAACAACAGGAGGACGCGAAATTTTAGGCGTCGCGATATAAGGTGTCAAGATCTATACAGCGATCACAGCAATGATCATTTCTTAATCAGCTGTTTCAAGGCGGTTCAAGCCTGTCTCAGACCGGGATCAGGCCCATTTCAGACTATTGGGATGCCGCACCGTCAGTTCGACGAATTCCTGATGATCAATCACAGTCACAGCTTCACTGACACGAGCCGCCAGTCCCCGGGCCATCAAATCAGACGCCAAAGCGTAGACACTGACACCCTGTGCGGAAAACCCATCAAGCAGGTTGGGCGACACTGCCGCAACCACGGCATCTTGCAGCAACAACACTTCATCCCCGGGCAGGAGCTGAGCCTCACATTGCTGCAGGGAACGATTCTGAAAGGGAGAAGAAAAGACCATGTGTAGCATAAACGCCTCGGTGCGAAGGATTTAGTAGCTCAGAAGTTTCTGGCAGCGGTGTAATTTCGTTTGCAGGGAAACCGGAGTTAACCGCTCTGCGTCAATCAGCAAGTCATCTTCATTCAGGCCACGCTGGTCAAGAGATTCCCCACAAACGAAGATCTCCTCGATGTCATATAAAGAGAGCATTTTAAAGGCAGCGCTGTATTCACGGCTCAGAATGGCGTCACTTTGCTGCCCTTTCACCAGTTGCCAGACCCCGTCGCCGATAAAGAACAATTGCAACGCTTCGCTGTAGGCTGAGGTGGCCAGCACGGCATCCAACCCTTCACGGCCACTGTTCTGGCCGTGAGGGACGGTGCGAAACACAAATCCGATGGACATAAAAATTCCGAAGTCGTTAAAACTGAATGACACGATCTGCACTGAGCAGGACTTCTGCCAGCCCGCCCAACCCGGCCTGTTCAAAACCTTCAGCCAGATTATTCCCCGGCAGGCTGTTCTGAAGCGCTTCCTGCTCACTGACAACCCCACGACGTAGCGCGGCTGCCACACAGGTTTGTAACTCCACCTGATGCTCACGCCCGAGTTGCTGCCAGGCACGCAACAGGTCGAACTCATCAGAAGCTGGCGCGGTCAGCGCCGAACCGTTGTGCACACCATCCTGATAAAAAAACACCCGCTGAAGCTGATGCCCGGCGGCAACGATCGCCTGTGCAAACTGATAGGCACTGCGGGCGTTTTGCGTCCCGTACGCCGGGCCGTCCACCACCAGAGCAAAAGTCAGGCTCATTTTTCGCCGTCCTCAGTTTTGCGCTGGCGGATATAGAGATACACCGTATGTTTAGAAATGTTCAGACGGTCCGCCACCCGGTTGATGGCGTCTTTAATATCAAAAATACCTTTGTCGTACAGCTCCATCACGATCTGACGGTTCTTGGCATTGTTCGACACATTCTTGTCTGCATTGATTTCTTCAATGGTCCGTTCGACAGTCTGATCCACCAGCTCATCGACGTCACTGGCAAAGTTCACACTGGAAGCCGCCTGCTTGGCTTCATCGGTCGGCATGAAAGATTGCAGGATCTGAGAAAAAGGGGCATCCAGATTCACGTTGATACACAGCAGTCCAATGATATTGTCATCCGCATTGCGAATCGCAATGGTGATGGATTTCATCAGTGCCCCACCTTTGGCGCGGGTAAAGTAAGCCCGGGAGAAGTTTCGTTCTGACCCTTCAATATCACGCAGCATTCGCAATGCGAGATCGGTGATTGGCGAACCCACTTTACGACCCGTATTTTCACCATTGGCAATTTTGATTGCGGATGTATTCAAATCGGCCAGCGAATGCAGGACGATTTCACAAAACGGGCCGATCAATGCGGCCAGACCATCTACCACGGCTTCGTATGAACGTAAAATGGCAAAGTCGTGCTCGGTGAAGGTCCGGGTTTCAATTAAGTCACTTTCCACCATGACTTCTGAGCCAAAGTTATCTGTCGATACCACTTTCCTGTCTTCCTTGCTCACGCCCGTCTCTTCACACAGCAGTCGCGCTGCAGTTCAACGAAACGGGGAAAATTTCAATTCTTGCTTGCAAGTTTATCAGAATATGAATACAGGTCTTCACAAAATGAAAATTCAAATGCATAAAATTGCTGGCTGAACAACGAAAAAAGCCCGGCGATGGATGTGCCGGGCTTCTTGCTGTCACAATTCAGTGTTCTGCGGATTATTCGTGGTTGTGCGCGCCAGCCGTCGCTTCTGCGTCTTGATCCGGCTGGATGATATCCAGCAGTTCCACTTCAAACACCAGCGTAGAGTTCGCCGGGATGCTTGGGTTTGCCTGAGAACCGTAAGCCAGCTCTGGCGGGATCACAAACTTGAACTTCGAGCCGACTTGCATCAGCTGAACACCTTCCGTCCAGCCCGGAATCACTTGATTCAGCGGGAATGTTGCTGGCTGATCGCGTTTGTAAGAGCTGTCAAACTCGGTACCGTCAACCAGCGTACCTTTATAGTGTACCTGAACGGTATCGGTCGCTTTTGGCTTCTCGCCTTCACCTGCTTTTTCAACTTGATACAGCAAGCCGGACTCAGTCTTCTTCACGCCTTCCTGCTTTTCAAATTCAGTGCGGAAATCATCACCAGCCTGAGTGTTCTTTGCTGCTTCTTCTTTTGCTTTCGCCTGCATCATGTCAGAGACACGCTTATCCAGCTCTTGCAACGCTTGTTGCGTCTCGTCCTGAGACAGGCGGCTGTTGCCGGCAAAGACATCACTCACACCCGCCAGCACATCTTCTTTATTCAGATCCAGACCCAGCTCTTTTTGCTGCTCCAGATTGGCAGACAGATATTGCGCCAGGGACGCACCAATTGCGTAAGCCGCTTTCTGGTCTTCAGAATCAAACGCTTGGGCCGACTCTGCTGCCGTCTGCTCAACCTGAGCTGGCGCTGCAGTGTCCGCTGGTGCCGAAGTTTTCTCATCCTGACAGCCAACAGCCAGCAGAATTGTTGCTGCCAGTGCAGACATTTTCAGAACTGGTTTCAGAACTGGTTTCATGTATCTCTCCATTTATTCAGAGTCTAAGCTCTTAATTTTATGCATGGTTTTTCACAGCTGTGTTAAAACCATGCCATATCAATATACTAATACCAAATTTTTTCTTACCTTGAGTCACAACGCTCAAGGTTCTGTCGGATTTTTATCCGACACCCCAGAAAGAAATACGGAAAGTTTAGAACATGCGTCAAACTTTATTTACAGTCACATTCATTCTGGCACTGTTTACCCTTTCGGGATGTGATATTTCAGGGCCGGAACGTCAGCGCTGGACCCTGGCGGCTGACGGGGCAACCACATTCAGCCTGAGCCGGGATGGTCGCTTCGCATTATTTTATTCAGCCCAACAAGGTATCGTGCTCTGGGATCTTCAGCAAAACAAAAAGTTAGCGGATTTAGGTTCTCAAGATCCAAATCACACAACCGTGACAAACAGCGCAATTTCCGACAATCAACGTTTTGCGATCACCGCAACCGCACAGAACTTTGCCGTCTGGGATCTGGCCTGGGGGCAAGCCAGAGGACTCTGGTCTGTCTCTGATGCCGTCATCCGGGATGCCGCCATTGCCAATGATGGTCAGCAGGTCCTGCTGGCGCTCTCAAACGGTAAAGCTTTATACGTCCACTTGGGCAACGGCAGACGGCTGGAGTTCCTCGCCCATCGGGAAAAAGTGAATGCAGTCGCGCTGGCTCCCAATGGTCACTACGCCTTGTCTGGCGGCGACGATAAACATGCCTATTTATGGGATACCGAAAGCGGACAAATCATTTATCAATTTGATCATCCGTTACGGGTCAACCGGGTCAGCCTGCAACGTGACGGGAAACTGGCCATGACGGCAGACAGCGGGAACGATGCCTTTATCTGGGATCTGACAAATGGACAACAGCAGACGGCTTTGAAGATTCGTCTGAGACAGCAGAATTTTTCCAGCGCCCGTTTCTCCGATAGCGGTGAACTGCTGGCAACCGGCACCCCATCCCGCCGGGTAGAACTATGGCGGACCGCGACAGGAGAGCGGCAAGGCTACTGGCAAGCAGCCGTACAAGAAAACGAGCGTCCGGGCTCTGCGGTAGTGTATGATGTCGCCATTACACCGGAAGGTGATGTCCGTTCTGCCAGCTCGGCCGGGATCGCGCAGGACTGGCTCAGCCCCAAAGACACAGCAGACAGCGAAAAATGACAGAAATCGAAATGAAGCTTCAGGCACAGATTGATGAGCTGGAAATGAAACAGGCTTTTCAGGATCAGACCATTGATGAGCTCAATGAGGCGCTGACACAACAGCAGTTCCTGATCGACAAAATGCAGGTCCAGATGCGATATCTGGTTGGAAAAGTCAAAAGCGGGCAAGTGTCTCAGATGGCCAGCGAGAGCGAAGAAACACCGCCGCCCCATTACTGAGTTCAATTCACAGTGACAAAAACGGGAAGCCTGAGCTTCCCGTTTTCCCGTCATGACTTAGTGGTCATGTCCGCAGCAACCGCCTTCATGGTCGTGATCATGGTCATGACCACCTTCCTGATGGATATGGCCGTGAGCAACCTCATCTTCCGTTGCAGCACGCGTTGCCATAATTTCCACATCAAAGGTCAGCGTCTGGCCAGCCAGCATGTGGTTGCCGTCGACAACCACTTCGTCACCGTCAACTTCAGTCACTTCCACTGGAATCGGACCCTGATCCGTATCCGCCAGGAAGCGCATACCCACAGTGATTTCGTCAACACCCTGGAACACTTCAGCAGGAACACGCTGAACCATTTCTGCATGGTGCTCACCGTAAGCTTCTTCCGGACCAACAGTCACTTCGAATTTGTCGCCCACTTCACGACCTTCCAGTGCTTTCTCCAGACCAACGATCAGGTTGTTGTGGCCGTGCAGGTAATCCAACGGTGCATCTGAGGTTGACTGATCAACAACAACGCCGTCTTCGGTTTTCACTTGGTAAGCCAGGCTTACTACGGTGTCTTTAGCGACTTTCATGTTTACTCCGAATTTGAGCATAGGGTTAACCTGTAATGATAACGGATCTGCCCTGCCGGACGCCAATCCTGTTCGCAGATTCCGCCATCATTTATTCTGGCTTGAAGATACCAATCACCTGCGCCTCCGCTGTGCCGGCAACATGTTTGCTGTCTTCAACCGACTTCGGCAAACGGGTGTCGGTATGCTGGCAGGCAACGCATTCCACCTTCTCCACTTCATTTTCAAGCCACCAGCGTAACGTATCCTGCTGCTGACAAGCCGGGCAAACCGCACCGGCAATAAATCGTTTCTTCGTCATGGTTCCCTTCCTTCAACTGCCTGGGATTTTCTCTCTTCAGGCTGGATCAGTCCCAGCCGTTATGCCGCTCGCGCTCGCCGCGCATCTCCCGGTCAAAAATTTCTTCCAGCTCTTTGCGTGCTTCCTTGGCCCGGGTCGCCAGATGCACATCCTCAGAATGCTGCGGTAACAAATCCCGTAATGCTGTCGTATCCAGTTTACGAAAGTGAGCTTCCGCACGTTTGGCTTTATACGGATGCATTCCCAGCGCAATCAGCGCCTGACGTCCCAGATCCAACGCTCCGGCAAAGGTCTCCCGGGAGAAGCGATCAACCCCGTGACTGAGCAACTGATGGGCTTCCACCCGGCTCCTGGCCCGCGCCAGAATTTTCAATCGCGGAAAATACTGCTGGCACAATGCCACCACCTGCATGACCTCTTCCGGGCTATCCGTACAGATAATAATGGCTTCTGCTTTCTCGGCGCCGGCCGCACGCAAAAGATCGAGCTGCGTTGCATCGCCATAATACACCTTATAGCCGAACTTACGCAGGAACTGGATCTGACCGGGATCCCGTTCCAGTATCGTCACCCGGATCTTATTGGCAAACAGCAATCGCCCGACCACCTGACCAAAGCGACCAAATCCAGTAATAATCACACGGGGCTCGCGGTCAATCACATCCGACGCAGGCTCATCCCCTGCTTCCGCTCTGAAGGTACGGATAAACCATTTCTCCTGCAGTCGCAATATCAGCGGTGTGGTCATCATGGAAAGACTCACCACCACCAGCAGGAAACCAGTCAGCTCAGCACTGAGCAGGCCTTCACTACGCGCTGCGGTAAAGAGAACAAAGGCAAATTCACCGCCCTGACTCAAAATCGCGGCCATCTGACTACGGGATTTGGCCTGAATGCCAAACAGCCGGGCCAGCAGGTACAGCAGTAATCCCTTCACGACCACCAGAGCCACCACCGCAGCCAGAATCTGGAGCGGGAATTTCAGCAGCAACCCCAGGTTGACGGCCATCCCGACCGAGATGAAAAATAGCCCCAGCAATAAACCTTTAAAAGGCTCGATGGCAATTTCAAGCTCATGCCGATACTCGCTTTCTGCCAGCAGCACACCCGCTAAAAAAGTGCCCAGTGCCATCGACAGCCCCAGCGTTTCCATCCCCAGCGCAATGCCAATAACCAAAAGCAATGCGGTCACGGTGAACAGTTCCCGCACCCCGGACATAACCACCCAGCGGAACAAAGGTCGCAGCAGAAAATGTCCACCGACCAGCAACACCACAATTCCGGCAATCATCGCACCCAAATCGAGCCAGCCGCCCCCTTCACTGCCAGCCAGTAAAGGGAGAAACGCCAGCATCGGAATGACCGCGATATCCTGAAACAACAGCACGGCAAATCCGGACTGCCCGGTATCGGAGCGGCCAATGCCCTGCTCTTCAATCACCCGCAGCGCAATGGCGGTTGACGACAACGCCAGCCCCATGCCAATCACCAGAGCAATCCGCCAGTCCAACGGACCAATCAGGGATTCACACAACAGCACGACGGAGGCTATCACCAGGCTGGTCAGCACCACCTGACTGCCGCCTAAGCCCAGAATCGGCTGCCGCATCTGCCAGAGCTTTCGGGGGTTCAGCTCCAGACCAATCAGAAACAGCAGCAGCACCACCCCGAATTCCGAAAAGTGCAGCACTTCATCCACATCATCAATCAGTCCCAGCCCCCAGGGACCAATCCCAATCCCGGCCAGCAGGTAGCCCAGTACCGATCCCAGTCCCAGCCGCTGCGCTACAGGAACAGCCACCACAGCGGCAGCCAGAAAAACCACACTGGCACTTAACACATCAGACGCCATGCTGAACCTCCTTGCTGACCTCACTCAAAGGATCCATCAGCCAGTCCCGGTACAGCTGCGCATGGTCACGTCGTTCCTGCGCCGGGATCCTTCTGGCCCAGTGCAGAACCAGTGGCGGCAACCAGTGCATCTGGCAGAGTTCTGCAGTTAATTCAAAGGGCTTGAGGATATCCGCCACGCTGCTGCGGTTGTAACCGTCCGGTGTATAAGCTTCGGCCGCACCGCCTGTGGTGATCACCGAGCGCCAGTACTTACCCTTGGTGGCCGTGCCGTCGCCATGCGCGAACCCTTTGCTGAGCACGACATCAATCCATTCCTTCAACAGTGCCGGACAGGAATACATATAAAGCGGATGCTGAAAGACCAGAATGTCGTGTTGCGTCAGCAAAGCGCGCTCAAACGACACATCAATAAAAAAATCAGGATATTTGCCATAGAGGTCATGAAAAGTGACATGTGGCAGATTTGCCACTGCGGACAGCATGGCTTTGTTGGCGACAGACGCATCCGGATCCGGGTGCGCATAAATCAGAAGAATACGTGGTGGGGCTTGTTCCATCGGCCTGATCCTCATGTCCCTGAGTCATCTGGTGAGCCTGACCGGGCTCGTTCAAGCATCATACCGAATTATTGCGGTCATGGGCGCATATTTCCTGAGATTCCCTTTTTACTGAGAATTCAATGGCAAAATTCGCATCGCACTACCCGGCAGTGCTGCACCTGTTCGCAGTTCAACGCAGTTTGTTATAGACTGCCGCCCCAGTAACCCATTTGTTGTGGAGCGGCTTCAGCCGGTAGTAACAGGCGATGATCACCTTTTCTGATATTCAATTACTGCGGGGCGGAAACATCCTGCTGGATCAAGCAACTGCAACCATTCACCCGGGCGATAAAGTCGGCCTGGTCGGTAAGAATGGCTGTGGTAAATCCACCTTATTTGCCCTGATCAAAGGCGAACTGAGTGTCGATGCCGGCCAGCATAGTGTGCCATCCCATTGGGAGCTGGCTTGGGTGGCTCAGGAAACACCGGCACTTGAACGACCGGCGCTGGAATATGTGATCGACGGCGATCGCGAATACCGCCAGCTGGAACAGTCATTGCTGGCTGCCGAGCAAGCCGACGACGGTAACAAAGTTGCCCTGCTGCACGACAAACTGGATGCCATTGGCGGATACAGTATTAAAGCCCGGGCTGCTGAGCTGCTGGATGGTCTGGGGTTCTCTCAGGAACAGATGAACTGGAATCTGACCCAGTTTTCCGGTGGCTGGCGGATGCGACTCAACCTGGCGCAGGCGCTGCTGTGCCGCTCTGATCTGCTCCTGCTCGATGAACCGACCAACCACCTGGATTTGGATGCCGTGCTGTGGCTGGAAAAATGGTTACAGAACTATCGTGGCACGCTGGTTCTGATTTCCCACGACCGTGATTTCCTCGATCCGGTCGTCGGACGCATTATCCATGTTGAAAATCAGCACCTGAATGAATACACCGGGAACTACTCGTCGTTTGAAAATCAGCGCGCCGAGAAACTGATCCTGCAACAGTCGATGTACCAGAAGCAGCAGAAGCAGATGGCACACATGCAGTCCTATATCGACCGTTTCCGCTATAAAGCCAGCAAGGCCCGTCAGGCACAGAGCCGGATTAAGGCGCTGGAGCGGATGGAGAAAGTGCTGCCAGCGCAGTTTGATAACCCGTTCAGTTTTGAATTCCGTGAGCCCGATTCGCTGCCCAATCCGATTATCATGATGGATCAGGTCGCGGCGGGATACGGTGACGTCCAGATTCTCGATAAGATTCGCCTGAATCTGGTGCCGGGCAGCCGCATTGGTCTGCTGGGCCGTAACGGAGCCGGTAAATCAACGCTGATCAAACTGCTGTCGGGCGAACTGTCGCCTCAGGCAGGTGATCTCA
Proteins encoded in this region:
- the rpsG gene encoding 30S ribosomal protein S7 — protein: MPRRRVIGQRKILPDPKFKSELLAKFVNILMVDGKKSTAEKIVYTALDTMAERSGEEHLSIFEKALENVRPAVEVKSRRVGGSTYQVPVEVRPVRRNALAMRWLVEAARKRGEKSMAGRLAAEMLDAADNKGSAVKKREDVHRMAEANKAFAHYRW
- the rpsL gene encoding 30S ribosomal protein S12, translated to MATINQLVRKPRAKQVVKSNVPALEACPQKRGVCTRVYTTTPKKPNSALRKVCRVRLTNGFEVTSYIGGEGHNLQEHSVVLIRGGRVKDLPGVRYHTVRGALDCAGVNDRKQGRSKYGVKRPKS
- the tusB gene encoding sulfurtransferase complex subunit TusB; the encoded protein is MLHMVFSSPFQNRSLQQCEAQLLPGDEVLLLQDAVVAAVSPNLLDGFSAQGVSVYALASDLMARGLAARVSEAVTVIDHQEFVELTVRHPNSLKWA
- the tusC gene encoding sulfurtransferase complex subunit TusC, whose translation is MSIGFVFRTVPHGQNSGREGLDAVLATSAYSEALQLFFIGDGVWQLVKGQQSDAILSREYSAAFKMLSLYDIEEIFVCGESLDQRGLNEDDLLIDAERLTPVSLQTKLHRCQKLLSY
- the tusD gene encoding sulfurtransferase complex subunit TusD, with product MSLTFALVVDGPAYGTQNARSAYQFAQAIVAAGHQLQRVFFYQDGVHNGSALTAPASDEFDLLRAWQQLGREHQVELQTCVAAALRRGVVSEQEALQNSLPGNNLAEGFEQAGLGGLAEVLLSADRVIQF
- a CDS encoding transcriptional regulator; amino-acid sequence: MVSTDNFGSEVMVESDLIETRTFTEHDFAILRSYEAVVDGLAALIGPFCEIVLHSLADLNTSAIKIANGENTGRKVGSPITDLALRMLRDIEGSERNFSRAYFTRAKGGALMKSITIAIRNADDNIIGLLCINVNLDAPFSQILQSFMPTDEAKQAASSVNFASDVDELVDQTVERTIEEINADKNVSNNAKNRQIVMELYDKGIFDIKDAINRVADRLNISKHTVYLYIRQRKTEDGEK
- the fkpA gene encoding FKBP-type peptidyl-prolyl cis-trans isomerase; the encoded protein is MKPVLKMSALAATILLAVGCQDEKTSAPADTAAPAQVEQTAAESAQAFDSEDQKAAYAIGASLAQYLSANLEQQKELGLDLNKEDVLAGVSDVFAGNSRLSQDETQQALQELDKRVSDMMQAKAKEEAAKNTQAGDDFRTEFEKQEGVKKTESGLLYQVEKAGEGEKPKATDTVQVHYKGTLVDGTEFDSSYKRDQPATFPLNQVIPGWTEGVQLMQVGSKFKFVIPPELAYGSQANPSIPANSTLVFEVELLDIIQPDQDAEATAGAHNHE
- a CDS encoding SlyX family protein, whose product is MTEIEMKLQAQIDELEMKQAFQDQTIDELNEALTQQQFLIDKMQVQMRYLVGKVKSGQVSQMASESEETPPPHY
- the slyD gene encoding peptidylprolyl isomerase, with the translated sequence MKVAKDTVVSLAYQVKTEDGVVVDQSTSDAPLDYLHGHNNLIVGLEKALEGREVGDKFEVTVGPEEAYGEHHAEMVQRVPAEVFQGVDEITVGMRFLADTDQGPIPVEVTEVDGDEVVVDGNHMLAGQTLTFDVEIMATRAATEDEVAHGHIHQEGGHDHDHDHEGGCCGHDH
- a CDS encoding YheV family putative zinc ribbon protein codes for the protein MTKKRFIAGAVCPACQQQDTLRWWLENEVEKVECVACQHTDTRLPKSVEDSKHVAGTAEAQVIGIFKPE
- the kefB gene encoding glutathione-regulated potassium-efflux system protein KefB, with the protein product MASDVLSASVVFLAAAVVAVPVAQRLGLGSVLGYLLAGIGIGPWGLGLIDDVDEVLHFSEFGVVLLLFLIGLELNPRKLWQMRQPILGLGGSQVVLTSLVIASVVLLCESLIGPLDWRIALVIGMGLALSSTAIALRVIEEQGIGRSDTGQSGFAVLLFQDIAVIPMLAFLPLLAGSEGGGWLDLGAMIAGIVVLLVGGHFLLRPLFRWVVMSGVRELFTVTALLLVIGIALGMETLGLSMALGTFLAGVLLAESEYRHELEIAIEPFKGLLLGLFFISVGMAVNLGLLLKFPLQILAAVVALVVVKGLLLYLLARLFGIQAKSRSQMAAILSQGGEFAFVLFTAARSEGLLSAELTGFLLVVVSLSMMTTPLILRLQEKWFIRTFRAEAGDEPASDVIDREPRVIITGFGRFGQVVGRLLFANKIRVTILERDPGQIQFLRKFGYKVYYGDATQLDLLRAAGAEKAEAIIICTDSPEEVMQVVALCQQYFPRLKILARARSRVEAHQLLSHGVDRFSRETFAGALDLGRQALIALGMHPYKAKRAEAHFRKLDTTALRDLLPQHSEDVHLATRAKEARKELEEIFDREMRGERERHNGWD
- the kefG gene encoding glutathione-regulated potassium-efflux system ancillary protein KefG, which produces MEQAPPRILLIYAHPDPDASVANKAMLSAVANLPHVTFHDLYGKYPDFFIDVSFERALLTQHDILVFQHPLYMYSCPALLKEWIDVVLSKGFAHGDGTATKGKYWRSVITTGGAAEAYTPDGYNRSSVADILKPFELTAELCQMHWLPPLVLHWARRIPAQERRDHAQLYRDWLMDPLSEVSKEVQHGV
- a CDS encoding ABC transporter ATP-binding protein; translation: MITFSDIQLLRGGNILLDQATATIHPGDKVGLVGKNGCGKSTLFALIKGELSVDAGQHSVPSHWELAWVAQETPALERPALEYVIDGDREYRQLEQSLLAAEQADDGNKVALLHDKLDAIGGYSIKARAAELLDGLGFSQEQMNWNLTQFSGGWRMRLNLAQALLCRSDLLLLDEPTNHLDLDAVLWLEKWLQNYRGTLVLISHDRDFLDPVVGRIIHVENQHLNEYTGNYSSFENQRAEKLILQQSMYQKQQKQMAHMQSYIDRFRYKASKARQAQSRIKALERMEKVLPAQFDNPFSFEFREPDSLPNPIIMMDQVAAGYGDVQILDKIRLNLVPGSRIGLLGRNGAGKSTLIKLLSGELSPQAGDLTYSQGVKIGYFAQHQLETLRLDETPLQHMNRLAPEATEQQLRDYLGSFGFKGDKALDLVGPFSGGEKARLVLALIVWQRPNLLLLDEPTNHLDLDMRQALTLALQSFEGAMVIVSHDRYLLRVTTDDLYLVHDRKAEPFDGDLNDYHKWLTEQQRNERREQQAAKPESASKDNSAASRKEQKRLEAEFRKQTAPLRKQIDKLDARMEALGKALAQAEAALSDSSIYEADNKARLNQALQEQSQAKSELEDVEMTWMELQEQLESMEQEFNANV